GCCGCCCAGCGCGATATTCTTGTCCATGAAATAAGGCTCGGTGAAGCCCACTTCGACCGACTTGGAATAAGCCGAATAATTGACGCTGGTGCGCAGTTCCTGGCCCTTGCCGCGGAAGTTGCGCTGGGTGATCGACGCCGAGACGATGAAGCGCTCCAGCGAGGAGAAGCCCGCCGACAGCGACAGTTCGCCGGTCGATTTCTCCTGCACGTTGGTTTCCAGCACGATGCGGTCGGGCGCGGAACCCGGCTTCTGCTCGACATCCAGCTTTTCCTGGAAGAAACCGAGCGAGTTGATGCGGTCCTTCGAACGTTTGACGAGGAAGCTGTTGAACGCATCACCCTCCGCCAGACGAAATTCGCGGCGGATCACCTTGTCCTGCGTCAGCGTGTTGCCGTTGATGTCGACCCGCTCGACATAGACGCGCGGCGCGTTGGCGATGCGGAAATCGATCCCCATCGTCAGCGTGTCCTTGTCGCGGTTGAAGTCCGGCTGGACCTCCGCGAAGGCATAGCCGAACAGGCCCGCCGTCTCGCTCAACGTGTCGACCGTGTCCTCGACCTGCTTGGCGTTGTACCACTGCCCCTTCTTCATCGGCAGCATCTTGGTCAGCGAATCCCCCGACAGGTCGCGAATATCGGACTGGACCTTCACGTCGCCAAATTTGTAGCGCTGCCCTTCCTCCACCACATAGGTGATGATGAAGTCCTGCTTGTCCGGCGTCAGTTCGGCCACGGCGGAGATCACACGGAAATCGGCATAGCCGTTGGTCAGGTAGAATTGGCGCAGCTTCTGCTGGTCATAGGCGAGGCGATCCGGGTCGTAGCTGGTGCCCGAGGAGAAGACGCGGAACCAGCGCGACTGCTTCGTTACCATCTGGCTGCGCAGTTCGCCGTCCTTGAACTTCTCATTGCCGATGATGTTGATCTGGCGGACCTTGGATTTCGGCCCTTCCGAAATTTCGAACACGATATCGACGCGATTCTGGTCCAGTTGCACCATCTTCGGCTCGACCGTCGCGGCGAAGCGGCCCTGACGGCGATACAGCTCGATGATGCGGGCAACGTCGGCGCGCACCTTCGACCGGGTATAGATCTGGCGTGGAGCCAGTTTTATTTCAGGACGAATCTTGTCTTCCTTGAGGCGCTTATTACCTTCAAGGACGATGCGGTTGATGACGGGGTTTTCCTTCACCTCGACCGTCAGCGCGCCATTGTCATTGCGAATCTGAACGTCGGCGAACAGTTCCGTTTCGTAAAGGTCGCGCAGTGCCTGATCGAGCGTTTCCTGGGTGAAGGGAAGGCCGACGCGCAATTTGGTGTAGGAGAGCACCGTATCCGGTTCCAGGCGCTGCTGGCCGGAGACCGCCACGCTGCGGATCGTTCCGGCGGTCGGCGTGACTGCCGGAATCGGGGCAGCGGGCACGGGGGCCGCCGCCGGCTTGGCGTTTTGCGCCATCGCCGGAACCGCAGACATGCCCGCGATCACCGTGGTCGCCAACAGGGCCACGACGACCGGGCGCTGCCTGTTGCTGCTCATCATCGCTGTCACCCGCTCCACCTTCTACAAAAAAGCAATATTCCGTTCACACCGGGCCAATTCCGTTCACAATCGGAAAGACGGCGTCAAATCGCGTCTCCCTGCCCGATACGGCTCAGCCGATCAAGCCGGACAGACGTTCCCACAGACCGAAAGAGGATAAATCGTTGAATGTTACCAGCACCATCATCGCCAGCAGAACGGCCAGACCCGACCGATAGGCCCATTCCTGCACCTGTGGGCTGACCGGCCGCCGCTGTATCGCCTCCACCCCGTAAAACAGCAGATGGCCGCCATCCAGCATGGGAATTGGCAACAGATTGATGAACCCCAAATTAATGGAAATCAGGGCCATGAAGAAGACGAAGCTCTCTACCCCCAGCGTCGCCGCCTGACCCGAAACCTCCGCGATCTTCAGCGGCCCGCCCAGTTCCCTGACCGACCGACCGCCGCCAACGATCTGGCCGAGCGTCTCAACCATCGTGCGAACGATCTGCCCGGTGCGTTCGATCGCGACAACCGGCGCACGGGCGAGGCTCACCGGCTCGATCACCGGCTCGCCGGGCGCAATGCCGAGGCGGCCGATACGGAATCTGTTGCCGAAGCCGTCGCCTTCCTCGACCGCGCCGACCTTCCCCTGCTTTTCGATCAATCGGCCCTTGCGATCGATCATGATCGTCACCGGCTCACCCGGACGGATCTGCGCGAAGAGGCGGATGTCCTCGAAGGTCGCCATCTTCCGCCCATTGAGCGAGACGATGCGGTCGCCCACCACGATCCCCGCCGCGGCGGCCGCGCTGCCCGGCTGCACCTGCCCGGCGACGGCAGGCGTGCGGCTTTCGCCATGGACGAACGCGAAGGTCGCGAGAATCAGGATGGCGAAGAGGAAATTGATCGCCGGACCGGCGGCAACGATCGCCGCACGCTGCCACAGCGGCTTGGCGGGGAAGCTCTGCGCCCGTTCGGCCGCCGGCATTTCCAGCCAGCGCGGGTCGGTCTGGCTCGCAGCGTTCATGTCGCCCTTAAAGCGCACATAACCGCCAAGCGGCAGCGCGCCGATCCGCCAGCGAGTGCCGCGCTTGTCCACCCAGGCGACAATCTCCGGGCCAAAGCCGATGGAAAATGCCTCCGCCTTCACCCCGCACCAGCGACCCACCAGATAGTGGCCCAGCTCATGCACGAAGACGAGCGGTCCGATGACTGCCACAAAAGCCAATACAGTCAGCAGGAAACCGGGATTGTGGATCAAGCGGTCAATCTTTCCATCACTAGGCCGGCCATTCTACGCGCCTCTGCGTCCGCTTCCAGCACATCGTCGATCTGACGAGGCGCAGGCGCGCTATAGCGGTTCAGAACATCCTCGACAATCATGGCGATATCAAGGAAGCCGATGGCACCTTTGAGGAAAGCGGCGACCGCGACTTCATTGGCCGCGTTCAATATGGCGGGTGTCGCGCCGCCCTTTTCCGCCGCTTGCCGTGCCAGGCGCAGCGCGGGAAAGCGGACGTCATCGGGCGCCTCGAAGTCCAGTCGGCCGGCGCGGACCAGATCCAGCGGCTGGCATGGCGTGGCGATCCGCTCAGGCCACGCAAGCGCATAGGCGATCGGAATACGCATGTCGGGCGAGCCGAGCTGTGCCAGAGTGGAACGGTCGCGAAACTCGACCATGGAGTGGATGGTCGATTGCGGATGGACCAGTATCTCGATCCGGTCGAGGCCCACGGGGAAGAGATGCGCTGCCTCGATCAGTTCAAGGCCCTTGTTCATCATCGTGGCGCTGTCGACGCTGATCTTCGCGCCCATGGACCAGTTGGGATGGGCCACCGCCTGCGCCGGCGTGATGTCCCGCATCTCGTCCCGGCTGCGGGTGCGGAAGGGGCCGCCGCTGGCGGTCAGCGTGATCCTTGCGACATCCTCCAAGCGATTGCCAGCAAGGCATTGGAATATCGCATTATGTTCACTGTCGACCGGCAGCAGCGTGGCGCCTGACGCCCCGACCGCATCCATCATCAGCGCACCCGCCGATACCAGCGATTCCTTGTTGGCAAGGGCGACAGTGCCGCCCGCCTTCAGCGCGGCCATGGTCGGGCGCAGACCCGCGCAGCCGACAATCGCCGCCATGCTCCATTCTGCTCCGGCCTTGGCGGCGTCGACCAGCGCCTCCTCACCCGCCGCCGCCTCCACGCCGGAACCGCGTAGCGCATCCTTCAGCGCCTCATAATGATCTTCGCGACCGATGACCGCCAGTCGGGCATTGTTCTGCCGCGCGGCAGCGGCAAGGCCCGCCACATCGCTATGCGCGGTCAGCGCCACGACCTGATAGGCATCAGGATTGCGCTGGACCAAATCCAGCGTTGACATGCCGACCGACCCGGTCGCGCCAAAGATCGAAATCGTCTTCATCAGGGCAACACCAGAAACATATAGCAGATCGCCGCCAGCGGCGCAGCCGCCACCACACCATCCAGCCGATCCATCACACCCCCATGTCCGGGAAGCAACCTACCGCTGTCCTTGACGCCCGCGCGCCGCTTCATCCAGCTTTCGAGCAGGTCGCCCAATTGTGCCGCCACCGCCAGCAGACCGCTGGCCGCGGCAAGCTGGACCGGGAGGTCGGCAAAACGATAGAGCAGGAAGCCCACGAGCAGCGCAGCCAGCACCCCGCCGCCCAGACCGGACCATGTCTTCGATGGACTGACGCGCGGGGCGAGCTTTGGCCCACCGATGGAGCGACCCGCGAAATAGGCGCCGATATCGGTCGCCCAGACCAGCCCGAGCGCCCAGAAGGTCAGCAACAGGCCATAGCCATAGGGCGCCTGTCCGCGCAGGAACAGCAGCGCCATTACCGGAACGACGATGTAAGGCACGCCCAGCGCCAGCTTGATCGAGCGGCCGACCAGCGCCACGAAGAAAAAGGCGGCTGCCATCAGAGTGAAAGCGAGCCAGGACACCCCTGCGGCTGCCGGGCAGAGAATCGCCAGCGGAACCGACACGGCGAACATTGCCAGCTTGCGGTTCTCTGGCGTGGCGCCGGTCAGGTCGCCCCACTCCCCCTGCATCAGCACGCCGGCCACCACCAGCAGCAGCCAGAAGAGAAATCCCCCGAAGAAAAGCGCACCAAGCGCCATCACTATCAGGACGATGCCGACAGTCGCGCGGGTGCGAAGCTCGCTCGACATACGCGTCACAGCCCGCCGAAACGGCGGTCCCTCAAACGAAAGGCATCGAGCGCGGCGGCCAGTGCCCGCCCATCGAAATCCGGCCACAACATGTCGGTGAAATAGAGTTCCGCATAGGCGGCCTGCCACAGCATGAAATTGCTGAGCCGCTGCTCGCCCGATGTGCGGATCATGAGGTCCAGCGGCGGCAAATCGGCGGTGTAGAGCGCCGCATCGACATCGCCTATGCCAATCTCCTCCGCCGCGATCTCACCTGCGGCCACCCGGCGGGCCAGCGTCTGCGCCATCCGCACCAGTTCGTCCTGCGCGCCATAATTGAGCGCAATGGCGATGGTCGGCCCGGTGTTCGCCGCCGTGCGCGCCATCGCTTCTTCAATCAGTTCGACCAGGGCGGGAGCAAGCGCCTGATAATGGCCGATGATGCGCAACCTCACACCGTTGGCATGAAATTCATCCAGATCGGATTGGATGAAATGGCGCAGCAGACCCATCAGGTCCGCCACTTCGCTCGCCGGGCGCTTCCAGTTTTCCGAGGAAAAGGCGTAG
This region of Sphingobium sp. EM0848 genomic DNA includes:
- the bamA gene encoding outer membrane protein assembly factor BamA, yielding MMSSNRQRPVVVALLATTVIAGMSAVPAMAQNAKPAAAPVPAAPIPAVTPTAGTIRSVAVSGQQRLEPDTVLSYTKLRVGLPFTQETLDQALRDLYETELFADVQIRNDNGALTVEVKENPVINRIVLEGNKRLKEDKIRPEIKLAPRQIYTRSKVRADVARIIELYRRQGRFAATVEPKMVQLDQNRVDIVFEISEGPKSKVRQINIIGNEKFKDGELRSQMVTKQSRWFRVFSSGTSYDPDRLAYDQQKLRQFYLTNGYADFRVISAVAELTPDKQDFIITYVVEEGQRYKFGDVKVQSDIRDLSGDSLTKMLPMKKGQWYNAKQVEDTVDTLSETAGLFGYAFAEVQPDFNRDKDTLTMGIDFRIANAPRVYVERVDINGNTLTQDKVIRREFRLAEGDAFNSFLVKRSKDRINSLGFFQEKLDVEQKPGSAPDRIVLETNVQEKSTGELSLSAGFSSLERFIVSASITQRNFRGKGQELRTSVNYSAYSKSVEVGFTEPYFMDKNIALGGDIYRRDLNSFNYINNNDRNTTYSQTTTGFQLRAGVPITEYMSLALRYTLNLDDVTLDKNTYYSADANGVLQCDPILAGRYLCDAIGKRTTSSIGYSLIYDTRDNRIRPTRGNNIVLSQDFAGLGGSVRYVRTRLNGSKYWPLGKGFIFSLSGEGGYIHSLEGDRRDSTGALVDPVRLTDRFFLGEPQIRGFDIRGIGPRVVRRYYTTTTNSDGSFTGAETTGTNNRTDDALGGRIYYMARAEVEIPLGAGAREMGLRPSVFLDAGAVGGLKNPGLIGEANGVNNGFPGYCSSSTNSSLTTVKATGSATAPVCPANYDTVTGAFVEQYLGDTLKPRVSVGFGVNWNSPFGPFRIDIAKALLKEPGDDTKLITFNVGTQF
- the rseP gene encoding RIP metalloprotease RseP; translated protein: MIHNPGFLLTVLAFVAVIGPLVFVHELGHYLVGRWCGVKAEAFSIGFGPEIVAWVDKRGTRWRIGALPLGGYVRFKGDMNAASQTDPRWLEMPAAERAQSFPAKPLWQRAAIVAAGPAINFLFAILILATFAFVHGESRTPAVAGQVQPGSAAAAAGIVVGDRIVSLNGRKMATFEDIRLFAQIRPGEPVTIMIDRKGRLIEKQGKVGAVEEGDGFGNRFRIGRLGIAPGEPVIEPVSLARAPVVAIERTGQIVRTMVETLGQIVGGGRSVRELGGPLKIAEVSGQAATLGVESFVFFMALISINLGFINLLPIPMLDGGHLLFYGVEAIQRRPVSPQVQEWAYRSGLAVLLAMMVLVTFNDLSSFGLWERLSGLIG
- a CDS encoding 1-deoxy-D-xylulose-5-phosphate reductoisomerase — encoded protein: MKTISIFGATGSVGMSTLDLVQRNPDAYQVVALTAHSDVAGLAAAARQNNARLAVIGREDHYEALKDALRGSGVEAAAGEEALVDAAKAGAEWSMAAIVGCAGLRPTMAALKAGGTVALANKESLVSAGALMMDAVGASGATLLPVDSEHNAIFQCLAGNRLEDVARITLTASGGPFRTRSRDEMRDITPAQAVAHPNWSMGAKISVDSATMMNKGLELIEAAHLFPVGLDRIEILVHPQSTIHSMVEFRDRSTLAQLGSPDMRIPIAYALAWPERIATPCQPLDLVRAGRLDFEAPDDVRFPALRLARQAAEKGGATPAILNAANEVAVAAFLKGAIGFLDIAMIVEDVLNRYSAPAPRQIDDVLEADAEARRMAGLVMERLTA
- a CDS encoding phosphatidate cytidylyltransferase, whose translation is MSSELRTRATVGIVLIVMALGALFFGGFLFWLLLVVAGVLMQGEWGDLTGATPENRKLAMFAVSVPLAILCPAAAGVSWLAFTLMAAAFFFVALVGRSIKLALGVPYIVVPVMALLFLRGQAPYGYGLLLTFWALGLVWATDIGAYFAGRSIGGPKLAPRVSPSKTWSGLGGGVLAALLVGFLLYRFADLPVQLAAASGLLAVAAQLGDLLESWMKRRAGVKDSGRLLPGHGGVMDRLDGVVAAAPLAAICYMFLVLP
- a CDS encoding isoprenyl transferase, translating into MASQAKPDLTSGAPAHGARHVAIIMDGNGRWAKKRFLPRIAGHRAGVEAVRRVARAAQELGLECLTLYAFSSENWKRPASEVADLMGLLRHFIQSDLDEFHANGVRLRIIGHYQALAPALVELIEEAMARTAANTGPTIAIALNYGAQDELVRMAQTLARRVAAGEIAAEEIGIGDVDAALYTADLPPLDLMIRTSGEQRLSNFMLWQAAYAELYFTDMLWPDFDGRALAAALDAFRLRDRRFGGL